Proteins from one Corticium candelabrum chromosome 4, ooCorCand1.1, whole genome shotgun sequence genomic window:
- the LOC134178823 gene encoding uncharacterized protein LOC134178823, with protein sequence MSAVQLSQVYTRISSNQINDVSKKYNRFLWDVVFRYFTLLGITLVAIGLGEEFFLERGLACNTPEQVNRDQYRFVVLWCSRHVRQIDLLPLLILAQALLIVAPQVLWDVYSASYFQQFFSLTPRLERLRSKETGDYDVDTTRTVKHLRQKYEGKLHLWTFYHCKLIFQIIVTWLWIAVMLGVYRGQSTFDIDFVCSEVPSQVYNLNMSSTTVQCTYTTAEAFYPLWIADITLLLIAAVFGIYGFVWLKRRHWKELDHQGNADFCYKFCMTRHQYNPDNSHKSMQTMKDDLDFLTLVQFNSDRGQGESLYDVQVDLDLQTKWADDYEKYYNRLQLLKSRNATNQSETNDDEHGQEANNFMEDCLENVTKERKLYECSLHLFCGSKGCTLALANISKQTYAVDFNPFQCLKSKRKPVASDVTESGESGGINVIEQNFQNICHLRVPVDITSMTGEETAELSKRLQKVPGTPGNSGGICYDLVFVNCLETHFRASTARVVLDLLQRSFGDNCIILVCSPNEELPSEIMKDIKTICVDPSPEIRRKTLDKCKIKVCLHRYEVAGGQHRNNEGDQTNKNTNHPDMLNNGFSTEESLRETSL encoded by the exons ATGAGCGCTGTACAGTTGTCTCAGGTCTATACTAGGATATCATCAAACCAGATTAATGACGTGTCAAAGAAGTACAACAGATTTCTCTGGGATGTTGTATTCAGATATTTTACTCTTCTAGGAATCACTCTGGTCGCCATCGGTCTCGGAGAAGAGTTCTTTCTCGAACGCGGTCTTGCTTGCAACACACCCGAACAAGTAAACCGCGATCAGTACAGATTTGTTGTCCTCTGGTGTTCCAGACACGTGAGACAAATCGATCTGTTACCACTGCTCATACTCGCACAGGCTTTGCTGATTGTGGCTCCGCAAGTGTTATGGGACGTATACTCTGCTTCATATTTTCAACAGTTTTTCTCTCTCACACCAAGACTGGAGCGTCTAAGATCAAAAGAAACAGGAGACTATGACGTCGACACGACTCGTACTGTTAAACATCTGAGACAAAAGTACGAAGGAAAACTTCATCTTTGGACATTTTATCATTGCAAACTCATTTTTCAAATTATTGTCACTTGGCTTTGGATTGCTGTAATGTTGGGTGTGTACAGGGGACAGTCAACGTTTGACATCGACTTTGTATGCTCTGAAGTTCCATCTCAAGTCTACAATTTGAATATGTCTAGCACAACTGTGCAATGCACGTACACAACAGCCGAGGCTTTCTATCCTTTGTGGATAGCTGACATCACGTTGCTATTGATTGCGGCAGTGTTTGGCATTTATGGATTTGTCTGGCTTAAACGTAGACATTGGAAAGAACTTGATCACCAAGGAAATGCTGATTTCTGCTATAAATTTTGTATGACCAGACACCAGTACAATCCTGACAATTCTCATAAATCCATGCAAACAATGAAAGACGATCTTGATTTTTTGACGTTGGTGCAGTTTAATTCCGATAGAGGTCAAGGAGAATCTTTGTATGATGTACAAGTTGACTTAGACTTGCAAACAAAATGGGCTGACGATTATGAAAAATACTACAACAGACTGCAGCTGTTGAAATCTAGAAATGCTACCAATCAGTCAGAGACAAATGATGATGAACACGGACAAGAGGCAAACAATTTCATGGAAGATTGCTTAGAGAATGTtacaaaagaaagaaaattatACGAATGTTCACTTCATTTGTTTTGCGGTTCAAAAGGTTGCACACTTGCACTTGCAAACATCAGTAAACAG ACTTATGCGGTTGATTTTAACCCCTTTCAGTGTCTCAAATCAAAACGTAAACCTGTCGCAAGTGATGTGACAGAATCTGGTGAGTCTGGTGGAATAAATGTCATTGAACAGAATTTTCAGAACATTTGTCATCTGCGAGTTCCTGTCGATATTACCAGCATGACAGGGGAGGAAACTGCAGAG TTGTCCAAGAGATTGCAGAAAGTTCCAGGAACTCCAGGAAACAGTGGGGGTATTTGCTATGATTTGGTATTTGTCAATTGCTTGGAGACACATTTTCGCGCCAGCACAG CCAGAGTTGTATTAGATTTGCTGCAGCGAAGCTTTGGAGACAATTGTATCATTCTTGTTTGCAGTCCAAATGAAGAACTTCCCTCAGAAATAATGAAAGATATAAAAACTAT TTGTGTAGATCCTTCTCCTGAAATTCGACGAAAGACTTTGGACAAATGTAAAATTAAAGTTTGTCTGCATCGGTATGAAGTCGCTGGAGGACAACATCGCAACAATGAAGGCGATCAGACTAATAAGAATACAAATCATCCCGACATGCTAAACAACGGTTTTTCTACAGAAGAATCTCTACGCGAAACTAGTCTCTGA
- the LOC134178858 gene encoding uncharacterized protein K02A2.6-like: MKRTQLPTGPWITIAADILGPLPTGEYLLVVVDYYSRYFEVDLLKRIRASDIISRLKTTFSRYGAPYTMITDNGSQFTDHSFERFLKDYGVEHSTSPPLWPRANGEVERQNRTLLHAMQTAQVEGKDWRQELYIFLMAYRTTPHSTTGISPADAFFQRKVRCKLPTLGLQDTPVFDGQMRDEDLRKKEEGKRHGDIAVKAQTDDIKVGDKVLLRQQKTNKLTTTYEWQPYNVISRAGAEVVISNGNKTLRRHISHTRPYEEGQTPSVQEKESTNDLDEHFPTQQAKQTTKEGRPRRERQPPVRLKDYSLS; this comes from the coding sequence ATGAAAAGGACACAGCTCCCAACAGGTCCATGGATAACGATTGCTGCTGACATACTTGGTCCCTTACCGACTGGTGAATATCTTTTAGTAGTAGTGGATTACTACAGCCGATATTTCGAAGTAGATCTGTTGAAGCGAATTAGAGCTTCAGACATTATCTCCAGGCTAAAGACCACGTTCTCTAGATATGGTGCTCCGTACACCATGATAACGGACAACGGTTCACAGTTCACGGACCATTCCTTCGAACGTTTTCTCAAAGACTATGGAGTGGAGCACAGCACCAGCCCCCCATTATGGCCCAGAGCCAATGGAGAAGTCGAAAGACAGAACCGCACTTTGCTGCACGCTATGCAGACAGCACAAGTCGAAGGTAAAGATTGGCGACAAGAACTTTACATCTTCCTCATGGCATACCGCACCACACCACATTCCACAACTGGAATCAGCCCAGCTGACGCATTCTTTCAAAGGAAAGTACGATGCAAACTGCCAACTTTAGGGTTACAAGATACCCCAGTTTTCGACGGACAGATGCGAGATGAAGATTTGCGAAAGAAGGAGGAAGGGAAAAGACATGGAGATATCGCAGTAAAAGCACAAACCGACGATATAAAAGTAGGAGACAAAGTACTGTTACGCCAGCAGAAGACCAATAAATTGACTACCACTTATGAATGGCAACCTTATAACGTGATCAGCAGAGCCGGAGCAGAAGTAGTTATATCCAACGGGAATAAGACACTCCGACGACACATCTCTCACACGAGACCATACGAGGAAGGACAAACACCCTCTGTACAAGAGAAAGAGTCGACTAACGACCTTGACGAACATTTCCCTACTCAACAggcaaaacagacaactaaagaAGGAAGACcaagaagagagagacagcCACCTGTCCGCCTGAAAGACTACAGCTTATCGTAG
- the LOC134178384 gene encoding uncharacterized protein LOC134178384 gives MSALYDIKDSLIQDRIVLGVADQRLTTRLLATGHTDLTKALEICRPEEVATAQRQRMVTDSQRGVNVATVHHEVVDEDEDSKEVQVDALRQYSSRGSMIKDCMRCEGTNPPRKCPAWDKRCQNAMGLTIGSQCAGRKG, from the coding sequence ATGAGTGCTCTCTACGACATCAAAGACTCACTTATCCAAGACCGCATAGTCTTGGGTGTCGCGGATCAGCGTCTTACCACACGCCTGTTAGCGACAGGACATACAGATTTGACAAAAGCTTTAGAGATCTGTCGACCGGAAGAGGTGGCGACAGCGCAGCGTCAAAGGATGGTGACTGATTCTCAGCGAGGTGTCAATGTAGCCACAGTTCATCATGAAGTTGTTGATGAGGATGAAGATTCCAAAGAAGTACAAGTAGATGCTCTTCGGCAATATTCCTCTAGGGGTTCGATGATCAAGGATTGCATGCGTTGTGAGGGGACAAATCCGCCACGGAAGTGTCCAGCTTGGGACAAACGGTGCCAAAATGCAATGGGCTTAACCATTGGAAGTCAATGTGCCGGACGAAAAGGGTAA
- the LOC134178482 gene encoding uncharacterized protein LOC134178482: MHKGKHLRSIEKTWVLKLHDFFKREMQEGVMLLDKPADRVAEAIGINRSTVYRICKEQKEKGNVSSPTKRGKMEHSGSLEEYTDNFQGVIRRRIHRFYTDKTFPTMSLLHAALVHEVNYPFSKTSLYKTVRKMGFAYKTMNRKKCLYEQNRILTARVNYLKQIQGFRERNRPIVYLDETSLHQHHTLEKCWTDYDGKGGLRIPSGKGKSLIILHAGGEMGWTPEAELVFVGKKDTGDYHNEMNISHFMEWFEHKLLPNCPPQSVIVLDNARYHNAVVEKIPTKSSRKQDMIDWLAKHKILHEPKMLKVELFDLIKRSNPISVYQTDVLAAKFGCDCLRLPVGHCELNPIELVWAQVKRHAAQHNTGIAGFTMENIKRLLQLSLVDTRKSTVWSFPDLVAVTNIKYKANYADVLRSSKVD, from the exons ATGCACAAAGGGAAACATCTCAGAAGTATTGAAAAGACCTGGGTGCTTAAACTGCATGACTTCTTTAAGAGAGAAATGCAGGAAGGAGTTATGCTGTTGGACAAGCCAGCTGACCGTGTAGCTGAGGCTATTGGTATAAATAGGTCCACTGTATATCGGATCTGCAAAGAACAGAAAGAAAAGGGAAATGTCAGCAGTCCAACGAAAAGAGGTAAAATGGAACACAGTGGATCACTTGAAGAGTACACAGACAATTTTCAAGGTGTCATTAGACGCAGAATACATAGATTCTATACAGACAAGACCTTCCCTACCATGTCGTTGCTGCATGCAGCTTTAGTACATGAAGTCAACTACCCTTTCTCTAAGACAAGTTTGTATAAGACAGTACGTAAGATGGGTTTTGCCTACAAAACTATGAACAGGAAAAAATGTCTCTACGAGCAAAATCGTATCTTAACAGCAAGGGTCAACTACCTGAAACAAATACAAGGATTCAGAGAAAGGAATAGACCCATTGTATACTTGGATGAAACATCGCTACATCAACACCACACTTTGGAAAAATGCTGGACAGACTACGATGGAAAAGGTGGATTAAGAATTCCTAGTGGAAAAGGGAAGAGCCTGATTATTTTACACGCGGGAGGAGAAATGGGATGGACACCAGAAGCAGAGTTGGTTTTCGTGGGGAAAAAAGACACTGGTGACTACCACAATGAAATGAACATTAGTCATTTTATGGAGTGGTTTGAGCATAAACTTTTACCCAATTGCCCACCTCAATCAGTTATAGTTCTAGACAATGCAAGGTATCACAATGCTGTAGTAGAAAAGATCCCTACGAAGTCTTCCAGAAAGCAAGATATGATTGACTGGCTGGCCAAACATAAAATACTCCATGAGCCCAAAATGTTGAAAGTCGAACTGTTTGACCTAATCAAGAGATCCAATCCCATTTCTGTGTACCAGACGGATGTTCTAGCAGCGAAGTTTGGATGCGACTGTCTACGGCTACCCGTGGGACACTGCGAACTCAATCCCATTGAGCTGGTATGGGCACAGGTAAAACGAcatgctgcacagcacaacacagggatAGCTGGGTTTACcatggaaaacatcaagcgcctgt TGCAATTAAGTCTGGTTGACACGCGCAAATCTACAGTCTGGAGCTTTCCTGATCTTGTCGCAGTAACCAACATAAAGTACAAAGCGAACTACGCTGATGTGTTACGGTCTAGTAAAGTAGACTGA